Proteins from a single region of Corvus hawaiiensis isolate bCorHaw1 chromosome 6, bCorHaw1.pri.cur, whole genome shotgun sequence:
- the LOC125327355 gene encoding mas-related G-protein coupled receptor member H-like → MEVSSVSPPSASPTEGDDPCETDVTSVAIHSVTLPICLCGLAENGAVLRLMVMTGSALFIFSLAVADFFFLLFALPSALLFLLEDVSCSPIMPLMYLSFLFQLSMVSYYWGLFRLTDVSAVSDMDSLCLLCCRCDLPLRLLWVVYRVQFWAFFALITAIPTVTFLCPSHEQEHCRVALIFMFALILLVCGAPMVISTSIIFIKAKSGSQQQQPKRRDTVVFLVALFTLLQSLWNILQQLGYTGVSRQVVFLLACIHSTIKPIIYFLAGMYKRPCSVRSLRNSLRRFFEDPEENTPSSNAVAKDSVI, encoded by the coding sequence ATGGAGGTGAGCTCCGTGTCCCCACCTTCGGCCTCACCCACCGAAGGAGATGATCCATGTGAGACAGATGTCACCAGTGTGGCCATACACAGTGTGACACTGCCCATCTGCCTCTGTGGGCTGGCTGAGAACGGGGCTGTCCTCCGGCTCATGGTCATGACCGGCAGTGCTCTCTTCATTTTTAGCCTGGCTGTCGCTgacttcttcttcctcctcttcgcGCTCCCCTCcgccctgctcttcctgctggagGACGTGTCCTGCTCTCCTATCATGCCCCTGATGTACCTgagtttccttttccagctgtccATGGTCTCCTACTACTGGGGGCTGTTCCGGCTGACAGATGTCAGCGCCGTATCAGACATGGAcagcctctgcctgctctgctgccgcTGTGACCTTCCCCTGCGCCTGCTGTGGGTGGTGTACAGGGTCCAATTCTGGGCCTTCTTCGCTCTCATCACTGCCATTCCCACGGTGACATTCCTGTGCCCATCACACGAGCAGGAGCACTGCCGGGTGGCTCTCATCTTCATGTTCGCTCTCATCCTGCTCGTCTGTGGTGCACCCATGGTCATTTCCACATCAATCATTTTCATCAAGGCCAAGAgtggctcccagcagcagcaacccaAGAGGCGTGACACCGTTGTCTTCCTCGTTGCACTCTTCACTCTCCTCCAGAGCCTCTGGAATATCCTGCAGCAGCTCGGTTACACCGGTGTGTCAAGACAGGTTGTTTTCCTGCTTGCCTGCATCCACAGCACCATCAAACCCATAATCTACTTCTTGGCAGGGATGTACAAGAGGCCCTGCTCTGTGAgatccctcaggaattctctcCGGAGGTTCTTTGAGGATCCAGAAGAAAACACTCCCAGCAGCAATGCTGTGGCCAAGGACTCGGTGATCTGA